A portion of the Parasteatoda tepidariorum isolate YZ-2023 chromosome 5, CAS_Ptep_4.0, whole genome shotgun sequence genome contains these proteins:
- the LOC107457275 gene encoding ADP-ribosylation factor GTPase-activating protein 2 isoform X1, which translates to MAEEKPCKTDIAAVFKRLRNITSNKVCFDCGAKNPTWASVTYGVFICMDCSAVHRSLGVHLSFVRSTQLDTNWTWLQLRAMQVGGNSNAHLFFQQHGCGSHDAQQKYNSRAAQLYREKLHHSAAAAMRLHGTKIHIEIPHAEAPISPEKKEHDFFKDIDEAHLYHKDDINDTISNGSCLKNSEFSQESNNMDSRLGVSLDPIASDKLSEPKKASLGIRKPNAAKKGLGGKKGLGAQRVNANFDDIEKEAEQLDRLREQAETASAVEIPPEEQEKQMASVRLAYKDLSLEQKKTEEKLRQTNPKKAEQLERLGMGFGGRSTGPVAHSAASEMKLITQEAPAGSQKSKDKEGDSDDFFEYLGFTSGPPKYGDSPFLSRDSSYSRLNDITAKGSWINEKLEKRPSIDSTSSKGSSSGSRAKKSASTSNLGSSDEAQKKFGNAKGISSDQFFGLSSDNDFERKANLTRFEGSSSISSEDFFGGDSRRSPSASTYNTPNLYDIKEGVRDGVTKVAGRISSIANGVMSSLQDRYA; encoded by the exons ATGGCGGAAGAGAAACCTTGCAAGACGGATATCGCTGCAGTTTTTAAACGTTTACGCAACATAACTTCCAAtaag GTTTGTTTTGATTGTGGAGCAAAGAATCCAACATGGGCCAGTGTAACTTATGGCGTCTTCATTTGTATGGACTGCTCTGCCGTCCATCGTTCTCTCGGAGTTCACTTATCGTTTGTAAGATCTACACAACTGGACACCAATTGGACTTGGTTACAGCTACGTGCTATGCAAGTTGGAGGAAATAGTAATGCt CACTTGTTTTTCCAACAGCATGGATGTGGATCACATGATGCTCAACAGAAGTACAACAGCAGAGCTGCTCAATTATATCGTGAAAAATTGCATCATTCCGCTGCAGCTGCTATGAGACTTCATGGAACTaag attcACATTGAAATTCCTCATGCTGAAGCACCTATCTCACCTGAAAAGAAAGAGCACGACTTTTTTAAAGACATTGATGAAGCACATTTGTATCATAAAGATGATATAAATGATACAATAAGCAATGGCTCTTGccttaaaaattcagaattttcgCAGGAATCTAATAATATGG aTTCTAGACTAGGTGTATCTCTTGATCCGATAGCTAGTGATAAATTATCAGAGCCTAAAAAAGCTTCTTTAGGAATCCGAAAACCGAATGCTGCTAAAAAAggg ttaGGAGGAAAAAAAGGATTAGGTGCTCAACGTGTGAATGCTAATTTTGATGATATTGAGAAAGAAGCTGAACAATTAGATAGATTGAGGGAGCAAGCTGAAACTGCATCAGCTGTTGAGATTCCCCCTGAAGAACAAGAAAAGCAAAT GGCATCTGTTCGATTAGCTTACAAAGATTTAAGTCTCGAGCAGAAAAAAACTGAAGAGAAATTACGGCAAACAAATCCTAAAAAAGCTGAGCAGTTAGAACGTTTAGGAATGGGTTTTGGTGGAAGGAGCACTGGGCCGGTCGCTCACTCTGCAGCATCTGAAATGAAGCTTATAACTCAAGAAGCGCCTGCTGGTTCACAAAAATCTAAAGATAAGGAGGGAGATTCTgatgatttttttgaatatttaggaTTTACTAGTGGACCACCCAA ataTGGGGACAGTCCATTTTTATCCAGAGATTCATCTTATTCTAGATTAAATGATATAACTGCAAAAGGTTCCTggattaatgaaaaattagaaaagcgGCCATCCATTGATTCCACTTCTTCCAAAGGATCGTCAAG TGGAAGTAGAGCAAAGAAATCTGCATCAACTTCCAATTTAGGATCTAGTGATGAAGCCCAAAAAAAGTTTGGGAACGCTAAAGGAATATCATCTGACCAGTTTTTTGGATTGTCAAGTGATAATGAT TTTGAAAGAAAGGCCAACCTAACTAGGTTTGAAGGTTCCAGCTCTATCAGCAGCGAAGATTTTTTTGGAGGTGATTCTAGAAGAAGTCCAAGTGCCTCAACGTACAATACTCCAAATCTCTATGATATCAAAGAAGGTGTAAGGGATGGAGTTACCAAGGTAGCTGGTAGAATTTCAAGTATTGCCAATGGTGTGATGAGCTCGCTGCAG GATCGTTATGCCTAA
- the LOC107457275 gene encoding ADP-ribosylation factor GTPase-activating protein 2 isoform X2 produces the protein MAEEKPCKTDIAAVFKRLRNITSNKVCFDCGAKNPTWASVTYGVFICMDCSAVHRSLGVHLSFVRSTQLDTNWTWLQLRAMQVGGNSNAHLFFQQHGCGSHDAQQKYNSRAAQLYREKLHHSAAAAMRLHGTKIHIEIPHAEAPISPEKKEHDFFKDIDEAHLYHKDDINDTISNGSCLKNSEFSQESNNMDSRLGVSLDPIASDKLSEPKKASLGIRKPNAAKKGLGGKKGLGAQRVNANFDDIEKEAEQLDRLREQAETASAVEIPPEEQEKQMASVRLAYKDLSLEQKKTEEKLRQTNPKKAEQLERLGMGFGGRSTGPVAHSAASEMKLITQEAPAGSQKSKDKEGDSDDFFEYLGFTSGPPKYGDSPFLSRDSSYSRLNDITAKGSWINEKLEKRPSIDSTSSKGSSSGSRAKKSASTSNLGSSDEAQKKFGNAKGISSDQFFGLSSDNDFERKANLTRFEGSSSISSEDFFGGDSRRSPSASTYNTPNLYDIKEGVRDGVTKVAGRISSIANGVMSSLQRK, from the exons ATGGCGGAAGAGAAACCTTGCAAGACGGATATCGCTGCAGTTTTTAAACGTTTACGCAACATAACTTCCAAtaag GTTTGTTTTGATTGTGGAGCAAAGAATCCAACATGGGCCAGTGTAACTTATGGCGTCTTCATTTGTATGGACTGCTCTGCCGTCCATCGTTCTCTCGGAGTTCACTTATCGTTTGTAAGATCTACACAACTGGACACCAATTGGACTTGGTTACAGCTACGTGCTATGCAAGTTGGAGGAAATAGTAATGCt CACTTGTTTTTCCAACAGCATGGATGTGGATCACATGATGCTCAACAGAAGTACAACAGCAGAGCTGCTCAATTATATCGTGAAAAATTGCATCATTCCGCTGCAGCTGCTATGAGACTTCATGGAACTaag attcACATTGAAATTCCTCATGCTGAAGCACCTATCTCACCTGAAAAGAAAGAGCACGACTTTTTTAAAGACATTGATGAAGCACATTTGTATCATAAAGATGATATAAATGATACAATAAGCAATGGCTCTTGccttaaaaattcagaattttcgCAGGAATCTAATAATATGG aTTCTAGACTAGGTGTATCTCTTGATCCGATAGCTAGTGATAAATTATCAGAGCCTAAAAAAGCTTCTTTAGGAATCCGAAAACCGAATGCTGCTAAAAAAggg ttaGGAGGAAAAAAAGGATTAGGTGCTCAACGTGTGAATGCTAATTTTGATGATATTGAGAAAGAAGCTGAACAATTAGATAGATTGAGGGAGCAAGCTGAAACTGCATCAGCTGTTGAGATTCCCCCTGAAGAACAAGAAAAGCAAAT GGCATCTGTTCGATTAGCTTACAAAGATTTAAGTCTCGAGCAGAAAAAAACTGAAGAGAAATTACGGCAAACAAATCCTAAAAAAGCTGAGCAGTTAGAACGTTTAGGAATGGGTTTTGGTGGAAGGAGCACTGGGCCGGTCGCTCACTCTGCAGCATCTGAAATGAAGCTTATAACTCAAGAAGCGCCTGCTGGTTCACAAAAATCTAAAGATAAGGAGGGAGATTCTgatgatttttttgaatatttaggaTTTACTAGTGGACCACCCAA ataTGGGGACAGTCCATTTTTATCCAGAGATTCATCTTATTCTAGATTAAATGATATAACTGCAAAAGGTTCCTggattaatgaaaaattagaaaagcgGCCATCCATTGATTCCACTTCTTCCAAAGGATCGTCAAG TGGAAGTAGAGCAAAGAAATCTGCATCAACTTCCAATTTAGGATCTAGTGATGAAGCCCAAAAAAAGTTTGGGAACGCTAAAGGAATATCATCTGACCAGTTTTTTGGATTGTCAAGTGATAATGAT TTTGAAAGAAAGGCCAACCTAACTAGGTTTGAAGGTTCCAGCTCTATCAGCAGCGAAGATTTTTTTGGAGGTGATTCTAGAAGAAGTCCAAGTGCCTCAACGTACAATACTCCAAATCTCTATGATATCAAAGAAGGTGTAAGGGATGGAGTTACCAAGGTAGCTGGTAGAATTTCAAGTATTGCCAATGGTGTGATGAGCTCGCTGCAG CGTAAATGA